The sequence TTGTTCAAATATAAATTATATAATTTTTGAAACGTTACTTTTGAATTACCAATTTCATGCGCTTTCTTATAATTTTTTTCGGCCGAATCATATCTTTTAAAATATTCATCGATTCGTCCTCTTGACAAATAGCCATCAATTGGAGAAAATTGTGCCAGCTCATTTGAATAGGCAAGTGCTTTTGATTCGCTTCCGCCAAGAATTCCAGGCAATTGCAAATAAATTTCAATTAACGCCCATCTTGCCTGAACATGTTTCGGATTGAGTTCGATTGCTTTTTCAAAAGCTTCTTTCATGTCGCCCACCATCCCGAAAGCTTTTATTTTATTGACTTCTAAAGAATGCATTGCGAGACAGCCTCCATATTTAAAAAAATAATCGGCTACAGTTGGTTTCAATTCTTTTAATTTTTTGAAATATTCAGCGCCTTTTACCCAGGATTTTTGATGTGCTGCGATTTCACCTAAATATTCAAGTGTTTTTATATCCGAAGGTTTTGTTTTTAAATTGGCTTCAAATAGAGGTTCGGCTTCTTCGTATTTTTTGGTATTAAATAGCTTCTCTGCTCTTTCAAAAGACTGTGACCAACAACACATTGGCATAATTAAGAATAAAAGTAGCAGCTTTTTCATATATCAAAAATAAGGAAATATAAAATGCGATTTGCTTTTAAATATAAATTAGTAATTTGTACGAAAATTATTTTTAATCTGAGCCAACCTTTTCTACGAAATAAATCTCTATACAAGAAAAGCCAATTTATGAAAAACATATTATTCGTCTTCTTATTCCTTTCAACAGCAATTTTTGCACAACAAAACGACAAAAAATGGAGCAAAATTATTGCTCTTGAAAAAGAAGGAAAAATAAAATCTGCCAATCAAATTGTCGCCGACATTTACAAAAATGCAAAAACCAAAAAGGACGAAGAACAAATCATAAAATGCTTTTTCTATCAATCTAAATACATGCAAATTCTGGAAGAAAATGCACAATCTAAGATTATAAACAATCTGAAATCAACTATAAATCAAGTTTCGATTCCTTCAAAAGCGATTCTAAAAATAGTTTATGCCAAATGTCTGAGCAATTATTTAGTCAAAAACAACTCTCAGATAAACCAAAGAACAAACCTTGAAACATCTCCTACTGATTTCCTGACATGGTCACCTAAAAATTTTGAAGATCAAATAAATACCACACTAAAAGAAACGCAACAAAAT comes from Flavobacterium sp. KACC 22761 and encodes:
- a CDS encoding tetratricopeptide repeat protein; amino-acid sequence: MKKLLLLFLIMPMCCWSQSFERAEKLFNTKKYEEAEPLFEANLKTKPSDIKTLEYLGEIAAHQKSWVKGAEYFKKLKELKPTVADYFFKYGGCLAMHSLEVNKIKAFGMVGDMKEAFEKAIELNPKHVQARWALIEIYLQLPGILGGSESKALAYSNELAQFSPIDGYLSRGRIDEYFKRYDSAEKNYKKAHEIGNSKVTFQKLYNLYLNKLKDTKKAQDLKRKSEA